The following are encoded together in the Anopheles nili chromosome 3, idAnoNiliSN_F5_01, whole genome shotgun sequence genome:
- the LOC128723490 gene encoding probable RNA-binding protein EIF1AD, whose amino-acid sequence MSRVTKIKHVLKEQEADDYEVPKENQRIVRIVASRGNNLHEVETAEDNEESFLVSMPVKFRKNVWVKRGNFVLIEPIEEGNKVKAEICRILTPTHIKIFEKEGVWPRKFSKKRELEENLDEDGLFRNTNRKFVAQSSDDDDDEDEDEDSAIDEDEDDSINDDRCNK is encoded by the coding sequence ATGTCACGTGTTACGAAAATTAAACACGTTCTAAAGGAACAAGAGGCAGACGATTACGAAGTGCCGAAAGAAAATCAGCGCATCGTCCGCATCGTGGCTAGCAGGGGGAACAATTTGCATGAAGTCGAAACTGCAGAAGACAACGAAGAAAGCTTTCTAGTATCAATGCCTGTAAAGTTTCGCAAAAATGTGTGGGTAAAGCGAGGCAATTTTGTACTGATTGAACCAATAGAGGAAGGCAATAAGGTGAAGGCCGAAATATGCCGAATTTTGACACCGACGCACATCAAGATCTTTGAAAAGGAAGGTGTTTGGCCTCGAAAGTTTAGCAAAAAGCGAGAATTAGAAGAAAACTTGGACGAGGATGGACTATTTCGAAATACCAACCGGAAATTTGTTGCTCAAAGCTcagatgacgatgacgacgaagaTGAGGATGAGGATAGCGCGattgatgaagatgaagatgatAGCATTAACGACGATAGATGTAACAAATAA